From Streptomyces zhihengii, the proteins below share one genomic window:
- a CDS encoding cryptochrome/photolyase family protein, giving the protein MHWLFGDQLGPHFLTPGEDGPSRSEPLLMIESRAVFRRRRFHRAKAHLVLSAMRHRAAELGDRVTYVRAGTYREGLAEAAGSRPVTVHHPTSRAALGLVRSLPQVTVGPARGFLVPQEDFAAWADRRDGARLRQEDFYRWVRRGHDLLMDADRPAGGTWNLDHDNRQPPPRTPTLDVPRPYRPREDEIDDEVRHDLDRWERDGDVSFVGRDGPRLFPASRAEARAALGRFVERRLSSFGPYEDAVLAADPVMSHSLLSSSLNLGLLDPAECVARAEEAWRAGDAPLNSVEGFVRQIAGWREYAWQLYWYFGEDYRHSNVLRHTEPLPDWWNELAADDVRARCLHTVLAQVRDTGWTHHIPRLMILGSWALQRGWDPAQVTDWFHRCFVDGYDWVMLPNVVGMSQYADGGRMTTKPYTSGGAYVNRMSDLCGPCRYRPGDRTGEHACPYTAGYWTFLDRHRTRLSHNHRTGAVVRGLDRIADLAEVRRQEHARGDTPP; this is encoded by the coding sequence GTGCACTGGCTCTTCGGCGACCAGCTCGGGCCGCACTTCCTCACCCCCGGCGAGGACGGCCCCTCCCGCTCCGAACCGCTGCTGATGATCGAGTCCCGCGCGGTCTTCCGGCGCCGCCGGTTCCACCGCGCCAAGGCCCATCTGGTGCTCTCCGCGATGCGCCACCGGGCCGCGGAACTCGGCGACCGGGTCACCTATGTCCGCGCCGGCACCTACCGCGAGGGGCTGGCCGAGGCGGCCGGCTCCCGGCCGGTCACCGTGCACCACCCGACCTCCCGCGCCGCGCTCGGCCTGGTCCGGTCCCTGCCGCAGGTGACCGTGGGACCTGCCCGCGGATTCCTGGTGCCGCAGGAGGACTTCGCGGCCTGGGCCGACCGGCGCGACGGCGCCCGGCTGCGGCAGGAGGACTTCTACCGCTGGGTCCGGCGCGGCCACGACCTCCTCATGGACGCCGACCGCCCGGCCGGGGGCACCTGGAACCTCGACCACGACAACCGGCAGCCGCCGCCGCGCACCCCCACCCTCGACGTCCCCCGCCCGTACCGGCCGCGCGAGGACGAGATCGACGACGAGGTCCGCCACGACCTCGACCGCTGGGAGCGCGACGGCGACGTGTCCTTCGTCGGGCGCGACGGGCCCCGCCTCTTCCCCGCCTCCCGCGCCGAGGCCCGCGCCGCGCTGGGGCGCTTCGTGGAGCGGCGGCTGTCCTCCTTCGGCCCGTACGAGGACGCCGTGCTGGCCGCCGACCCCGTGATGAGCCACAGCCTGCTGTCGTCGTCCCTCAACCTCGGCCTGCTGGACCCGGCCGAGTGCGTGGCCCGCGCCGAGGAGGCCTGGCGCGCCGGAGACGCCCCGCTGAACAGCGTCGAGGGGTTCGTCCGGCAGATCGCCGGCTGGCGCGAGTACGCGTGGCAGCTCTACTGGTACTTCGGCGAGGACTACCGGCACTCCAACGTGCTGCGCCACACCGAACCGCTGCCCGACTGGTGGAACGAGCTGGCCGCGGACGACGTGCGCGCCCGCTGTCTGCACACGGTGCTCGCGCAGGTCCGCGACACCGGGTGGACCCACCACATCCCCCGGCTGATGATCCTCGGGAGCTGGGCCCTCCAGCGAGGCTGGGACCCGGCGCAGGTCACCGACTGGTTCCACCGCTGCTTCGTGGACGGCTACGACTGGGTCATGCTGCCCAACGTCGTCGGCATGTCCCAGTACGCCGACGGCGGCCGGATGACGACGAAGCCCTACACCTCCGGGGGCGCCTACGTGAACCGGATGAGCGACCTGTGCGGCCCCTGCCGCTATCGCCCCGGCGACCGGACCGGCGAGCACGCCTGCCCGTACACCGCGGGCTACTGGACCTTCCTCGACCGCCACCGGACGCGCCTCTCGCACAACCACCGCACCGGCGCGGTGGTGCGCGGACTGGACCGCATCGCCGACCTCGCCGAGGTACGCCGGCAGGAGCACGCCCGGGGCGACACACCGCCCTGA
- a CDS encoding MMPL family transporter has product MRNTPRWARWLVPLVLLVVWLGVGGTLGPYAGKLGEVATNDQAAFLPQDAESTQVLTAREAFDQGETVPAIVVWTADGGKVTEAQQAEATRAIAGLADRPGVVGQPSPAFVSEDGEALQAVVQLQPDLGEELPTVLGEVSEAAGAVTGTEAQLAGPAASQADLSDAFAGIDGLLLGVALAAVLLILLLVYRSVLLPFVIILGAVFALGLACAVVYALADRDVVRVDGQVQGILSILVIGAATDYALLLAARFREELAVRGDRAAAAMAAVRRSFGAITASAATVALGLLALLASDLTNNRALGPVGAIGIVCAVLSTLTFLPAVLALLGRAAYWPAKPKPSDATAEGHGVWRRVAAVVDRAPRKVWVSTALVLTAFAAFSPALSSKGVPLDEIFVNDAPSVAAQETLGKHFPGGSGNPAVIIASADRAEQVTAAAEGTDGVASAAAVSAAGRPGTGDPLVVDGRVRIDATLEAAADSDAAKDTVERLREQVHAVPDAGAIVGGYTAQQYDTQQTAARDRTIIVPVVLAIILLILVMLLRSLLVPVLLVATVALNFLATLGVSALVFEHLLGFSGTDASVPLYGFVFLVALGVDYNIFLMSRVREETLTHGTRLGVLRGLTTTGGVITSAGVVLAATFAALMVIPLAFLVQIAFIVAFGVLLDTLVVRSLLVPALVVDIGPKAWWPSRLARESHREEAEKAPAAV; this is encoded by the coding sequence ATGAGGAACACACCGCGCTGGGCCCGGTGGCTGGTACCGCTCGTCCTGCTGGTCGTCTGGCTGGGCGTCGGCGGCACGCTCGGACCGTACGCGGGCAAGCTGGGCGAGGTGGCCACCAACGACCAGGCCGCGTTCCTGCCGCAGGACGCCGAATCCACCCAGGTGCTCACCGCACGCGAGGCGTTCGACCAGGGCGAGACCGTGCCCGCGATCGTCGTCTGGACGGCGGACGGCGGCAAGGTCACCGAGGCGCAGCAGGCCGAGGCGACCCGTGCGATCGCCGGACTCGCCGACCGCCCCGGCGTCGTCGGACAGCCCTCGCCCGCCTTCGTCTCCGAGGACGGCGAGGCCCTGCAGGCGGTCGTCCAGCTCCAGCCCGACCTCGGGGAGGAACTGCCCACCGTCCTCGGCGAGGTGAGCGAGGCGGCGGGCGCCGTCACGGGCACCGAGGCGCAGCTCGCCGGACCCGCGGCGAGCCAGGCCGACCTCTCCGACGCCTTCGCCGGCATCGACGGCCTGCTCCTCGGCGTGGCCCTCGCGGCCGTGCTGCTCATCCTGCTCCTGGTCTACCGCAGCGTGCTGCTGCCGTTCGTCATCATCCTCGGCGCCGTCTTCGCGCTCGGCCTCGCCTGCGCCGTGGTGTACGCGCTCGCCGACCGGGACGTCGTCCGGGTCGACGGGCAGGTGCAGGGCATCCTCTCCATCCTCGTGATCGGCGCCGCCACCGACTACGCGCTGCTGCTCGCCGCCCGCTTCCGCGAGGAACTCGCGGTCCGCGGCGACCGGGCCGCGGCCGCCATGGCGGCGGTGCGCCGCTCCTTCGGCGCGATCACCGCCAGCGCCGCGACCGTCGCCCTCGGCCTGCTCGCCCTCCTCGCGAGCGACCTCACCAACAACCGGGCCCTCGGCCCCGTCGGCGCCATCGGCATCGTCTGCGCCGTGCTGTCCACCCTGACCTTCCTGCCCGCCGTGCTGGCCCTGCTCGGCCGGGCCGCGTACTGGCCCGCCAAGCCGAAGCCCTCGGACGCCACCGCCGAGGGGCACGGCGTGTGGCGCCGGGTCGCCGCGGTCGTCGACCGCGCGCCGCGCAAGGTGTGGGTGTCCACCGCGCTCGTCCTGACCGCCTTCGCCGCCTTCTCCCCGGCGCTCTCCTCCAAGGGCGTGCCCCTGGACGAGATCTTCGTCAACGACGCCCCCTCGGTGGCCGCGCAGGAGACCCTCGGCAAGCACTTCCCCGGCGGCTCGGGCAACCCCGCCGTGATCATCGCCTCCGCCGACCGGGCCGAGCAGGTCACCGCCGCGGCCGAGGGCACCGACGGTGTCGCGTCGGCCGCCGCGGTCTCCGCCGCCGGGCGCCCCGGCACCGGCGACCCGCTGGTCGTTGACGGCCGGGTGCGCATCGACGCCACGCTGGAGGCGGCGGCCGACAGCGACGCGGCCAAGGACACCGTGGAGCGGCTGCGCGAGCAGGTGCACGCCGTACCGGACGCGGGCGCGATCGTCGGCGGCTACACGGCCCAGCAGTACGACACCCAGCAGACCGCGGCACGCGACCGGACGATCATCGTGCCCGTCGTGCTCGCGATCATCCTGCTGATCCTCGTGATGCTGCTGCGCTCCCTGCTGGTACCGGTGCTGCTCGTGGCCACGGTCGCCCTCAACTTCCTCGCCACGCTGGGGGTGTCGGCCCTGGTCTTCGAGCATCTGCTCGGCTTCAGCGGCACGGACGCCTCCGTCCCGCTCTACGGATTCGTCTTCCTGGTGGCCCTCGGCGTCGACTACAACATCTTCCTGATGTCCCGGGTCCGCGAGGAGACCCTCACCCACGGCACCCGGCTGGGTGTGCTGCGCGGGCTGACCACCACCGGCGGGGTCATCACCTCCGCGGGCGTCGTCCTCGCCGCCACCTTCGCCGCACTGATGGTGATCCCGCTGGCCTTCCTGGTGCAGATCGCGTTCATCGTCGCCTTCGGCGTCCTGCTCGACACCCTCGTCGTCCGGTCGCTGCTGGTGCCGGCGCTGGTCGTCGACATCGGCCCGAAGGCGTGGTGGCCGAGCAGGCTGGCCCGCGAGTCCCACCGCGAGGAGGCGGAGAAGGCTCCCGCCGCGGTGTAG
- a CDS encoding fasciclin domain-containing protein: MNAFRFRRAAVAVAAAAVLPLALTACGSDGSSSDSASDTASSAPAEDKASPSMDASAATDAPFGPACASVPKDGAGSFDGMAKDPVATAASNNPALSTLVTAVKKAGLVDTLNNAQNITVFAPTNDAFAKIPKADLDKVLADKEMLTNILTYHVVGEKLTPQQLENGTYPTLQKSTLTTKGSGENYTVNDTSKVVCGNVPTANATVYIVDTVLMPKS; the protein is encoded by the coding sequence ATGAACGCGTTCCGTTTCCGCCGTGCCGCTGTCGCCGTTGCCGCCGCCGCTGTCCTGCCGCTCGCCCTGACGGCCTGCGGGAGCGACGGCAGCTCCTCCGACTCGGCTTCCGACACGGCGAGTTCGGCCCCGGCCGAGGACAAGGCCAGCCCGTCCATGGACGCCTCGGCCGCCACGGACGCTCCCTTCGGCCCGGCGTGCGCCTCGGTGCCGAAGGACGGTGCGGGCTCGTTCGACGGCATGGCCAAGGACCCCGTCGCCACCGCCGCCTCCAACAATCCGGCGCTGTCGACCCTGGTCACCGCCGTCAAGAAGGCCGGTCTCGTCGACACCCTCAACAACGCGCAGAACATCACCGTGTTCGCGCCGACCAACGACGCCTTCGCCAAGATCCCGAAGGCCGACCTCGACAAGGTCCTCGCCGACAAGGAGATGCTGACCAACATCCTCACGTACCACGTGGTCGGCGAGAAGCTCACGCCGCAGCAGCTGGAGAACGGCACCTACCCGACCCTCCAGAAGTCCACCCTGACGACCAAGGGCTCCGGCGAGAACTACACCGTCAACGACACCTCCAAGGTCGTCTGCGGCAACGTCCCCACCGCCAACGCCACCGTCTACATCGTCGACACCGTCCTGATGCCCAAGTCCTGA
- a CDS encoding TetR/AcrR family transcriptional regulator, with protein sequence MAYRKTPAELRRLEAAREHLVARATEVVAEVGWAQASVTAVADAAGIAAGSVYQHFPSKAALGVEVFRRAAGREVEVLGEVLRGSGSPVDRLAAGVGVFARRALENRGLAYALLAAPAEPAVGAERLEYRRRYRALFAEVIAEGMREGLLPPQDGEVTAAALTGAVGEVLVDPLAAPDGTGPRTGTGTGTGTDGLLAELVAMALRCSGAPSAAPLT encoded by the coding sequence ATGGCCTACCGCAAGACCCCCGCCGAACTGCGCCGCCTCGAAGCCGCCCGCGAGCATCTGGTGGCCCGCGCCACCGAGGTCGTGGCCGAGGTGGGGTGGGCGCAGGCGTCCGTGACCGCCGTCGCCGACGCCGCGGGCATCGCGGCCGGTTCGGTGTACCAGCACTTCCCGTCGAAGGCGGCCCTCGGCGTCGAGGTCTTCCGGCGGGCCGCGGGGCGGGAGGTGGAGGTCCTCGGCGAGGTGCTGCGCGGCTCCGGCTCGCCCGTCGACCGCCTCGCCGCCGGGGTCGGGGTCTTCGCCCGCCGGGCACTGGAGAACCGGGGACTCGCCTACGCGCTGCTCGCCGCACCGGCGGAACCGGCGGTCGGCGCCGAGCGCCTGGAGTACCGCCGCCGCTACCGCGCCCTGTTCGCCGAGGTGATCGCCGAAGGCATGCGCGAGGGCCTGCTGCCGCCGCAGGACGGGGAGGTGACCGCCGCCGCGCTCACCGGGGCGGTCGGCGAGGTGCTCGTCGACCCGCTGGCCGCGCCGGACGGCACCGGCCCGCGCACCGGCACCGGCACCGGCACCGGCACCGATGGCCTGCTCGCCGAACTCGTCGCGATGGCGCTCCGCTGCTCGGGCGCCCCGTCCGCGGCGCCCCTGACCTGA
- a CDS encoding acyl-CoA dehydrogenase family protein encodes MSAPSSSPTAVTHEVTNQPPPLTGHDVADDPVLLEGVRREGAAWYLDELHLLGRRAGSEEVRRWAEEANRYEPVLRTHDRYGHRIDEVDFHPSYHALMDVAVGAGLAGAAWADERPGAHVARAAGFMVWSSAESGHGCPVSMTYAVVPALRHSPGLAEVYEPLLTGRVYDPGLRAPAAKRGLLAGMGMTEKQGGTDVRANTTTATEQADGTWRLRGHKWFTSAPMNDLFLVLAQAPGGLSCFLVPRVLPDGSRNTFRIQRLKDKLGNRSNASSEPEFDDTVAWLVGAEGKGVRTIIDMVTMTRLDCVLGSASGTRAALAEAAHHARHRRVFGAGLIDQPLMRNVLADLGLESEAATTLALRLAGAVDRARRGDDGERAFLRLATAVGKYWVCKRQPAAVAEALECLGGNGYDEASGMPRLYRDAPLNGIWEGSGNVNALDLLRALAREPASLEAFHAEIGAAAGGDRRLDTAWAALKDELVLTEDAPLRARRVIERAALVLQGSLLVRHAPAAVADAFCASRLAGDRGLAFGTLPPGTDFAGLLERLPG; translated from the coding sequence ATGTCCGCACCGTCCAGCAGCCCGACCGCCGTGACGCACGAGGTCACCAACCAGCCCCCGCCGCTCACCGGCCACGACGTGGCCGACGACCCGGTGCTCCTCGAAGGGGTCCGCCGGGAGGGCGCCGCCTGGTACCTGGACGAGCTCCATCTCCTCGGCCGCCGGGCGGGGAGCGAGGAGGTCCGGCGCTGGGCCGAGGAGGCCAACCGCTACGAGCCGGTGCTGCGCACCCACGACCGGTACGGCCACCGGATCGACGAGGTCGACTTCCATCCCTCGTACCACGCGCTGATGGACGTGGCCGTGGGCGCCGGGCTCGCCGGCGCCGCCTGGGCCGACGAGCGGCCGGGCGCCCATGTCGCCCGGGCCGCCGGCTTCATGGTGTGGAGCAGCGCCGAGTCCGGTCACGGCTGCCCGGTGTCCATGACGTACGCCGTGGTGCCCGCCCTGCGCCACTCCCCCGGCCTCGCCGAGGTCTACGAGCCGCTGCTCACCGGCCGCGTCTACGACCCCGGGCTGCGCGCCCCCGCGGCGAAGCGCGGACTGCTCGCCGGCATGGGGATGACGGAGAAGCAGGGCGGCACCGACGTCCGCGCCAACACCACCACCGCGACGGAGCAGGCCGACGGGACCTGGCGGCTGCGCGGGCACAAGTGGTTCACCAGCGCCCCGATGAACGACCTGTTCCTGGTGCTCGCGCAGGCGCCCGGCGGGCTGTCCTGCTTCCTGGTGCCGCGGGTGCTGCCCGACGGCAGCCGCAACACCTTCCGCATCCAGCGCCTCAAGGACAAGCTCGGCAACCGCTCGAACGCCAGCAGCGAGCCCGAGTTCGACGACACCGTGGCCTGGCTCGTGGGCGCCGAGGGCAAGGGGGTGCGCACGATCATCGACATGGTCACCATGACCCGGCTCGACTGCGTCCTCGGGTCGGCGTCCGGCACCCGGGCGGCGCTCGCCGAGGCGGCCCACCACGCGCGCCACCGCAGGGTGTTCGGCGCCGGGCTGATCGACCAGCCGCTGATGCGCAACGTCCTCGCCGACCTGGGCCTGGAGTCCGAGGCGGCGACGACGCTGGCCCTGCGCCTGGCGGGCGCCGTCGACCGGGCCCGGCGGGGCGACGACGGGGAGCGCGCGTTCCTGCGGCTGGCGACGGCCGTGGGCAAGTACTGGGTGTGCAAGCGGCAGCCCGCGGCCGTGGCCGAGGCGCTGGAGTGCCTCGGCGGCAACGGCTACGACGAGGCGTCGGGGATGCCGCGTCTCTACCGGGACGCGCCCCTCAACGGCATCTGGGAGGGGTCCGGCAACGTCAACGCCCTGGACCTGCTGCGCGCCCTCGCGCGGGAGCCCGCCTCGCTGGAGGCGTTCCACGCCGAGATCGGCGCCGCCGCGGGCGGCGACCGCCGGCTCGACACCGCCTGGGCCGCCCTCAAGGACGAGCTGGTCCTCACCGAGGACGCCCCGCTGCGGGCCCGGCGCGTCATCGAGCGCGCGGCGCTGGTGCTCCAGGGCTCGCTGCTGGTGCGTCACGCCCCGGCCGCCGTCGCGGACGCCTTCTGCGCATCGCGGCTGGCGGGTGACCGGGGTCTGGCCTTCGGCACCCTGCCGCCGGGCACGGACTTCGCGGGGCTGCTGGAGCGCCTGCCCGGCTGA
- a CDS encoding FAD-dependent monooxygenase, with translation MHIHNQYTVDVLVAGAGPVGLTAAGELRRRGVSVRVVDRLPARLPYAKAVGIQPRTLELWDRAGLARQMLEAAVPMLGQLLYVDGAERQRFDLVLPPEVPYGFAALPQYETERILEEHLDGFGTRVERDTELVSFEQDEDGVTARLARTGVDGGGAEEVRCRYLVGCDGAHSVVRKGLGLTFEGGAFPDAYMLGDVEVDWDLPPGYGVRSLRRGADGTADDTLVCIPLPGAGRYRVSATVPPELAAPGGGGAPGDGVAHGLQNGRAPSLAHVQAVLDRLSPRPATASALRWSSVFRISHRLVDRYGRGRVFVAGDAAHIHPPTGAQGMNTGIQDAWNLAWKLALAVAGRARPGLLGSYDAERRPVGEEVVGRTVRHAAEGVQADPADPATVMLREAQLLVGYRGSPVVDGEVPRDGAGPGAGDRAPDCGGLRGRIAAYPLRLFDVLRGRGHVLLVYRPDAPDAPDAPDGGLERLADRAREASGGLVATLAVLAGDGAPPTGAGPPAYRDAGGEFARLYGVREPTAFLVRPDGYLGARLPLPAEESLTAHLARVFAG, from the coding sequence ATGCACATCCACAACCAGTACACCGTCGACGTCCTCGTGGCCGGCGCCGGCCCGGTGGGGCTCACGGCCGCCGGTGAGCTGCGCAGACGCGGCGTCTCGGTCCGCGTCGTCGACCGGCTGCCCGCCCGGCTGCCGTACGCGAAGGCGGTGGGCATCCAGCCGCGCACCCTGGAGCTGTGGGACCGCGCGGGGCTCGCCCGGCAGATGCTGGAGGCGGCCGTGCCCATGCTCGGCCAGCTCCTGTACGTCGACGGCGCCGAGCGGCAGCGGTTCGACCTGGTGCTGCCGCCCGAGGTGCCCTACGGCTTCGCCGCGCTGCCCCAGTACGAGACCGAACGCATCCTGGAGGAGCACCTCGACGGCTTCGGGACGCGCGTCGAACGCGACACCGAGCTGGTCTCGTTCGAGCAGGACGAGGACGGGGTGACCGCGCGTCTGGCGCGCACCGGGGTGGACGGCGGCGGCGCGGAGGAGGTCCGCTGCCGCTACCTGGTGGGCTGCGACGGGGCCCACAGCGTGGTGCGCAAGGGGCTGGGGCTGACGTTCGAGGGCGGCGCGTTCCCCGACGCGTACATGCTGGGGGACGTGGAGGTCGACTGGGACCTGCCGCCCGGCTACGGCGTGCGCTCCCTGCGCCGGGGCGCCGACGGCACCGCCGACGACACGCTGGTGTGCATCCCGCTGCCCGGCGCGGGCCGCTACCGCGTGTCGGCGACGGTACCGCCGGAGCTCGCGGCCCCGGGCGGGGGCGGTGCCCCGGGCGACGGCGTCGCGCACGGTCTCCAGAACGGCCGCGCCCCTTCGCTCGCCCATGTCCAGGCGGTGCTGGACCGGCTGTCGCCGCGCCCCGCGACCGCGTCGGCCCTGCGCTGGTCGTCGGTGTTCCGCATCAGCCACCGGCTGGTGGACCGGTACGGCCGCGGCCGGGTCTTCGTCGCGGGCGACGCCGCCCACATCCATCCGCCCACGGGCGCCCAGGGCATGAACACCGGCATCCAGGACGCCTGGAACCTGGCGTGGAAGCTCGCCCTCGCCGTGGCCGGCCGCGCCCGTCCGGGGCTGCTGGGCAGCTACGACGCCGAACGGCGGCCGGTGGGCGAGGAGGTCGTGGGCCGGACGGTGCGGCACGCGGCCGAGGGTGTCCAGGCCGACCCGGCGGATCCGGCGACGGTGATGCTGCGCGAGGCGCAGCTCCTGGTCGGCTACCGGGGCAGCCCGGTCGTCGACGGCGAGGTCCCCCGTGACGGGGCGGGCCCGGGTGCCGGGGACCGGGCGCCCGACTGCGGCGGCCTGCGGGGTCGGATCGCCGCGTATCCGCTGCGGCTGTTCGACGTGCTGCGGGGCCGGGGTCATGTGCTGCTCGTCTACCGCCCCGACGCACCGGATGCCCCCGATGCCCCGGACGGCGGGCTCGAACGGCTGGCGGACCGCGCGCGGGAGGCTTCCGGCGGGCTCGTCGCGACCCTGGCCGTCCTCGCGGGCGACGGCGCCCCGCCCACGGGGGCGGGCCCGCCCGCGTACCGGGACGCCGGGGGCGAGTTCGCCCGGCTGTACGGGGTGCGGGAGCCGACCGCCTTCCTGGTGCGGCCCGACGGCTACCTGGGCGCCCGGCTCCCGCTCCCGGCGGAGGAGTCCCTCACGGCACACCTCGCCCGGGTCTTCGCCGGGTGA
- the urtE gene encoding urea ABC transporter ATP-binding subunit UrtE: protein MRPVLEIKDVRAGYDRTTVLHGVDVTVPEDGVAAVLGHNGAGKSTLLRAAMGLIRPTGGTVLLDGEDITRLAPHERVARGMAYVPQGQQSFPHLTTAENLLLVADGRPGGKEAVAEAMDLFPVLRELARRRAGLLSGGQRQQLALARALVLRPRLLLLDEPTEGIQPSVVAEIEETVIALSHRRGLSVLLVEQHVGFAMRAAQRYHVLEAGRVTSCGEGGTAAEHTVREALSV from the coding sequence ATGAGACCCGTGCTGGAGATCAAGGACGTCCGGGCCGGCTACGACCGCACCACCGTGCTCCACGGGGTGGACGTCACCGTCCCCGAGGACGGCGTCGCCGCCGTGCTCGGCCACAACGGCGCCGGCAAGAGCACCCTGCTGCGCGCCGCCATGGGCCTGATCCGGCCGACGGGCGGCACGGTGCTCCTCGACGGCGAGGACATCACCCGGCTCGCCCCGCACGAGCGGGTCGCCCGCGGCATGGCGTACGTCCCCCAGGGGCAGCAGTCCTTCCCGCACCTCACCACCGCCGAGAACCTGCTCCTCGTCGCGGACGGCCGCCCCGGCGGGAAGGAGGCCGTGGCCGAGGCCATGGACCTCTTCCCCGTGCTGCGCGAACTCGCCCGGCGCCGGGCCGGGCTGCTCTCCGGGGGCCAGCGGCAGCAGCTCGCCCTGGCCCGTGCCCTGGTCCTCCGGCCGCGGCTGCTGCTGCTCGACGAGCCGACGGAGGGCATCCAGCCGTCCGTCGTCGCCGAGATCGAGGAGACGGTCATCGCCCTGTCGCACCGCCGGGGCCTGTCCGTCCTCCTCGTCGAGCAGCACGTGGGCTTCGCGATGCGCGCGGCCCAGCGCTACCACGTGCTGGAGGCGGGCCGGGTGACGTCCTGCGGGGAGGGCGGGACCGCGGCCGAGCACACCGTGCGGGAGGCTCTCAGCGTGTGA
- the urtD gene encoding urea ABC transporter ATP-binding protein UrtD, producing the protein MNGDGLTVRDLRVTFDGFTAVDGVDLDILPGDLRFLIGPNGAGKTTVVDAVTGLVKATGSVRFGGEEMLGRPVHRIARNGIGRTFQTATVFEELTVLQNLDIAAGAGRSALTMLRRRRDVPEPVVRALETTGLTGLRDRPAGVLAHGQKQWLEIGMLLVQDVRLLLLDEPVAGMSHDEREATGELLRRIGEDRTVVVIEHDMDFMRSFARSVTVLHAGKVLKQGTVAEVQADARVQEVYLGRATEPEPAGGPEPAAVPATVAEEA; encoded by the coding sequence ATGAACGGCGACGGGCTCACCGTCCGCGACCTGCGTGTGACGTTCGACGGCTTCACCGCCGTCGACGGCGTCGACCTGGACATCCTCCCGGGCGACCTGCGCTTCCTCATCGGCCCCAACGGCGCGGGCAAGACCACCGTCGTCGACGCCGTCACCGGCCTGGTGAAGGCCACCGGCTCGGTCCGCTTCGGCGGCGAGGAGATGCTCGGCCGGCCCGTCCACCGCATCGCCAGGAACGGCATCGGCCGCACCTTCCAGACGGCCACCGTCTTCGAGGAACTGACCGTCCTGCAGAACCTCGACATCGCCGCCGGGGCCGGCCGCTCCGCGCTGACGATGCTGCGCCGCCGCAGGGACGTCCCGGAGCCGGTGGTGCGGGCACTGGAGACCACCGGCCTCACCGGGCTGCGCGACCGCCCGGCGGGCGTGCTCGCGCACGGTCAGAAGCAGTGGCTGGAGATCGGCATGCTGCTCGTCCAGGACGTGCGCCTGCTGCTGCTCGACGAACCGGTCGCCGGGATGAGCCACGACGAACGCGAGGCCACCGGCGAACTCCTGCGCAGGATCGGCGAGGACCGCACCGTCGTCGTCATCGAGCACGACATGGACTTCATGCGCTCCTTCGCCCGCAGCGTCACCGTGCTGCACGCCGGCAAGGTCCTCAAGCAGGGCACCGTCGCCGAGGTCCAGGCCGACGCCAGGGTCCAGGAGGTCTACCTCGGGCGCGCCACCGAACCGGAGCCGGCCGGCGGTCCGGAGCCGGCCGCCGTCCCCGCAACCGTCGCCGAGGAGGCATGA